From a single Metopolophium dirhodum isolate CAU chromosome 6, ASM1992520v1, whole genome shotgun sequence genomic region:
- the LOC132946495 gene encoding uncharacterized protein LOC132946495: MNRLSIVLVIACVSYSLGAPENIESHGADINHDLEHSSEHELEKQNGYGDGNVNSDQPAPENPIQVFCQKKKKPVLPGGNGKPRNRGELCAALCRRACAFGLETSKCVNCMSGCLN, from the exons ATGAACCgtctg TCAATTGTTTTGGTTATTGCATGTGTCAGTTACTCACTGGGTGCACCGGAAAACATTGAATCGCACGGTGCAGACATAAATCATGACTTAGAGCACAGCAGTGAACATGAACTTGAGAA ACAGAATGGATATGGAGACGGAAATGTAAACAGTGATCAACCTGCACCAGAAAATCCAATACAAGTTttctgtcaaaaaaaaaaaaaacctgtgttGCCTGGCGGTAATGGAAAGCCAAGGAATCGTGGAGAATTGTGTGCTGCATTGTGTAGAAGAGCTTGTGCTTTTGGATTGGAAACTAGTAAATGTGTAAATTGTATGAGTGGATGTCTCAATTGA
- the LOC132946479 gene encoding uncharacterized protein LOC132946479 isoform X1, with amino-acid sequence MYFEPLCEVIVTGSTLASLRSTTTFSIVMVIAFVSYSLGAPENIESHSADINHDLEHSSDHELEKQNGYGDGNVNSDQFPIHDCSRKGNLILMPHRDRKPKNREAMCDALCRVACVSGFETSECFQCIINVCLEKNFDIVKF; translated from the exons aTGTATTTCGAACCGTTGTGTGAAGTTATTGTAACAGGAAGTACACTGGCCAGTCTACGCTCCACAACCACATTT TCAATTGTTATGGTTATTGCATTTGTCAGTTACTCACTGGGTGCACCGGAAAACATTGAATCGCACAGTGCAGACATAAATCATGACTTAGAGCACAGCAGTGACCATGAACTTGAGAA ACAGAATGGATATGGAGACGGAAATGTAAACAGTGATCAATTTCCAATACATGATTGTTCTAGAAaaggaaatttaattttgatgccTCACCGTGATCGAAAGCCAAAAAATCGTGAAGCAATGTGTGATGCATTGTGTAGAGTAGCTTGTGTTTCGGGATTTGAAACAAGTGAATGTTTtcaatgtataattaatgtttgtctagaaaaaaactttgatatagttaaattttaa
- the LOC132946479 gene encoding uncharacterized protein LOC132946479 isoform X2, producing the protein MYFEPLCEVIVTGSTLASLRSTTTFSIVMVIAFVSYSLGAPENIESHSADINHDLEHSSDHELEKQNGYRDGNVNSDQSTSENPIDEDRGCVGYNYYSDGWYNDHEVMCRKYCKKACVSGSETSECLKCVTKCLH; encoded by the exons aTGTATTTCGAACCGTTGTGTGAAGTTATTGTAACAGGAAGTACACTGGCCAGTCTACGCTCCACAACCACATTT TCAATTGTTATGGTTATTGCATTTGTCAGTTACTCACTGGGTGCACCGGAAAACATTGAATCGCACAGTGCAGACATAAATCATGACTTAGAGCACAGCAGTGACCATGAACTTGAGAA ACAGAATGGATATAGAGACGGAAATGTAAACAGTGATCAATCTACATCAGAAAATCCAATTGATGAAGATAGAGGATGTGTggggtataattattatagtgatgGATGGTATAACGATCATGAAGTAATGTgtcgtaaatattgtaaaaaagcttgtGTTTCGGGATCGGAAACAAGTGAATGTTTGAAATGTGTGACTAAATgtctacattaa
- the LOC132946481 gene encoding uncharacterized protein LOC132946481 isoform X2 gives MNRLSIVLVIAFVSYSLGAPENIESHSAHINHDLEHSGDHELEKQNGYGDGNVNNDPSASENPIHDFGCGNSKRKAYCRNYCRNYCVSGTERCKCSQCINACLRRN, from the exons TCAATTGTTTTGGTTATTGCATTTGTCAGTTACTCACTGGGTGCACCGGAAAACATTGAATCGCACAGTGCACACATAAATCATGACTTAGAGCACAGCGGTGACCATGAACTTGAGAA ACAGAATGGATATGGAGACGGAAATGTAAACAATGATCCATCTGCATCAGAAAATCCAATTCATGATTTCGGATGCGGTAATTCCAAACGTAAAGCATATTGTCGTAATTATTGTAGAAATTATTGTGTTTCGGGAACTGAAAGATGTAAATGTTCGCAATGTATCAATGCTTGTCTACGGAGAAATTAA
- the LOC132946479 gene encoding uncharacterized protein LOC132946479 isoform X4 — protein MNRLSIVMVIAFVSYSLGAPENIESHSADINHDLEHSSDHELEKQNGYRDGNVNSDQSTSENPIDEDRGCVGYNYYSDGWYNDHEVMCRKYCKKACVSGSETSECLKCVTKCLH, from the exons ATGAACCgtctg TCAATTGTTATGGTTATTGCATTTGTCAGTTACTCACTGGGTGCACCGGAAAACATTGAATCGCACAGTGCAGACATAAATCATGACTTAGAGCACAGCAGTGACCATGAACTTGAGAA ACAGAATGGATATAGAGACGGAAATGTAAACAGTGATCAATCTACATCAGAAAATCCAATTGATGAAGATAGAGGATGTGTggggtataattattatagtgatgGATGGTATAACGATCATGAAGTAATGTgtcgtaaatattgtaaaaaagcttgtGTTTCGGGATCGGAAACAAGTGAATGTTTGAAATGTGTGACTAAATgtctacattaa
- the LOC132946479 gene encoding uncharacterized protein LOC132946479 isoform X3, with amino-acid sequence MNRLSIVMVIAFVSYSLGAPENIESHSADINHDLEHSSDHELEKQNGYGDGNVNSDQFPIHDCSRKGNLILMPHRDRKPKNREAMCDALCRVACVSGFETSECFQCIINVCLEKNFDIVKF; translated from the exons ATGAACCgtctg TCAATTGTTATGGTTATTGCATTTGTCAGTTACTCACTGGGTGCACCGGAAAACATTGAATCGCACAGTGCAGACATAAATCATGACTTAGAGCACAGCAGTGACCATGAACTTGAGAA ACAGAATGGATATGGAGACGGAAATGTAAACAGTGATCAATTTCCAATACATGATTGTTCTAGAAaaggaaatttaattttgatgccTCACCGTGATCGAAAGCCAAAAAATCGTGAAGCAATGTGTGATGCATTGTGTAGAGTAGCTTGTGTTTCGGGATTTGAAACAAGTGAATGTTTtcaatgtataattaatgtttgtctagaaaaaaactttgatatagttaaattttaa